TCCTATGCCCGGGTCAGCGACGCCGACATGCAGGCGCTCTACGCCTACTTCATGAAGGGCGTGGCGCCGGTGGCCAGGGACAATCAGGACAGCGACATTCCCTGGCCCCTGAGCATGCGCTGGCCGTTGTCGATCTGGCGCTGGATGTTCGCCCCCAGTGTGGAAACCCCTGCACTGGCGACCGGCAGCGACCCGGTGATCAGTCGCGGCGCCTACCTGGTGGAAGGCCTGGGCCACTGCGGCGCCTGCCATACACCACGGGCCCTGACCATGCAGGAGAAGGCCTTGAGCGCCAGCGACGGCAGTGCTTTCCTCTCCGGCAGCGCACCGCTGGAAGGCTGGATCGCCAAGAACCTGCGGGGCGATCACCAGGACGGCCTGGGCAGCTGGAGCGAAGAGCAGTTGGTGCAGTTCCTCAAGACCGGTCGCAGTGATCGCAGCGCGGTGTTCGGCGGCATGAGCGATGTGGTGGTGCACAGCATGCAGTACCTGAGCGAGGCCGACCTGACGGCGATTGCCCGCTACCTCAAGTCACTGCCGGCCAAGGACCCCAAGGACCTGCCGCACACGTATGACCAGCAGGTGGCCCAAGCCCTGTGGAACGGTGACGACAGCAAGCCCGGCGCGGCGGTGTACATCGACAACTGCGCGGCCTGCCACCGTACCGACGGCCATGGCTACACCCGGGTGTTCCCGGCGTTGGCGGGCAACCCGGTGCTGCAGTCGGCGGATGCCACCTCGCTGATCCACATCGTGCTCAAGGGCGGCACCTTGCCAGCCACCCACAGCGCGCCGTCGACCTTCACCATGCCGCCCTTCGCCTGGCGCCTGTCGGACCAGGAGGTGGCCGACGTGGTCAACTTCATCCGCAGCAGTTGGGGCAATCAGGCTTCGTCGGTCAAGCCCGGGGACGTGGCGGCGCTGCGCAAGGGCGACCTGCAGAGCAGGTCCAACGACGATTTGGGGCCCTTCACTCGTCACTAGCGTCAAGGCCGGCGCCCGCTGCGGGCGTCGGTCCGGCGCTGGCTGTTGCGCCCTGGGTGAAGCGCTGGATGCCCAAGCGGCTTTGCAGCTGATAGCCGGCGATGCAGTCCGCCAGCCCGGCGTTCATCAGGTCTTCCCAGCTTGCCGGGAGCAGGCCGATGCCATCGTGGTGGGGGCTCCAGCGCACTTCGGCGAACTTCGGGTCCGCTTTATCGAAGGGTTGCTGGACGCTCACCGCGGCCTTTTCGATGTCCTGGGTGCACAGCTCGAATTCGCAGGCCAGGCCCCAGAGCTGGCCATCGGGCGCCCTGACGATGATCAGGTCGGCGCCTTGTTCGTAGCTGGGGAGGTAGGCATCTGCCGCGTAGAAGATCTTTTCCAGCGTGCCGGGCGTCCTGGGCATGTTTGCGCTCCTGTTGTTTGAGCCTGCCTTATACCCTAACGCCACAAACCTGTAGGAGCCGGCTTGCCGGCGAAGGTGCGTTAAGGCCTGCGTCGCGCGGGGGTAGGTTTGCTTGCGGGGGTGTTTCGGTCCGGCGGTGCTGGTCAGATAAATCCGACTCCATTACTGTATGCGCATACAGTAATGGAGCGCTCCCATGATCACCCCCCTGCCTCCCCGTGGTCGCGGCACCGCGAGCAATCCGCACAACCGTTTCGCGCCCAAGCGTTCGGTGGCCGAGGACGACGGCTGGTATCAGGAGGTGCCGCTGACCCAGGGCACCGAGGTGCGTTTTGAAACGGCCAAGTCGATCATCACCCGCAACAGTTCGCCGGACCTGCCCTTCGACCGTTCGATCAATCCCTATCGCGGTTGCGAGCATGGCTGCATCTACTGCTACGCGCGGCCCAGCCACGCTTACTGGGACATGTCGCCGGGGCTGGACTTTGAAACCAAGCTGATCGCCAAGAGCAACGCTGCCGCCCTGCTGGAGCAGCAGTTGTCCAGGCCCGGCTATCGCTGCGCCCCGATCAACCTGGGGTCCAACACCGATCCCTATCAGCCCATCGAGCGCGAGCAGCAACTGACCCGGCGCACCCTGGAGGTGCTGCTGCGCTACCGGCACCCGGTGACCATCGTCACCAAGGGCTCGCTGATCCTGCGCGACCTGGACCTGCTGGCCGAGCTGGCCCGGCAGCGGCTGGTGGCGGTGATGATCAGCCTGACCACCCTGGACGATGAGTTGAAGCGCATTCTCGAACCCCGGGCGGCGGCGCCCAAGGCGCGATTGCGGGCAATCCGGGTGATGCGTGAAGCAGGCATTCCGGTCGGGGTGCTGTGTTCGCCGATGATCCCGATGATCAACGACAGCGAGCTGGAAAGCCTGCTCAACGAGGCCCATGCCGCCGGGGCGCAGAGCGCCGCCTACATGATGCTGCGCCTGCCCCTGGAGGTGGCGCCGCTGTTCGAGGAATGGCTGGCAGCGCATTACCCGCAACGGGCTGCCCATGTGCTCAGCCTGATCCGCCAGAGCCGCGGCGGCGAGCTGTATGACAGTCGCTTTGGCAGCCGCATGCGCGGCGAGGGACCCTTCGCCGACCTGCTGGCCCAGCGTTTTGCCAAGGCTCTCAGGCGTCTGGGGCTCAACCGCCGCGAGGGGTTCGATCTCGACTGCTCGGCCTTCTGTCCGCCCGGCGGACAGATGTCGTTGCTCTGAGCGGCATTGGCCTATCTTGAGGGGTGGGCGGCGTTGGCCGAGGGCCGCCGGTCACCTTTTGCTATCGCCAATAGTGGCGTTCTAGAGCCTTGCATTCAGTTTGAGTTAAGTTTTTGTGGCTACTTTGTTCATCGAGTGACCCATTGGTCGCGTTCGGCGGCTCGGTTGTTTTTTAATCGATTGCTGGCGTCGTGCCGGATAATTCTGGAAAATTCACCAAATCCGACAGAGAGGCTGAATCATGAGTGACAAGGATAAACAGCCGTTGGCTGCGTCGGCTCCCGCACCCACCGAGGTTGCCGAAACCGCCGATGCAGCGCTGCAGCATATCGTTGACGGCTTTTTGCATTTTCATCATGAAGTCTTCCCGCAGCAGGAAGAGTTGTTCAAGAAACTGGCCACGGCCCAGCGGCCACGGGCGATGTTCATTGCCTGTGCCGATTCGCGCATCGTTCCCGAACTCATCACCCAAAGCTCCCCGGGCGACCTGTTCGTGACCCGCAACGTGGGTAACGTGGTGCCGCCTTACGGGCAGATGAACGGTGGTGTGTCCACGGCGATCGAGTACGCGGTGCTGGCCCTGGGGGTGCATCACATCATCGTCTGCGGGCATTCGGACTGCGGCGCCATGCGTGCGGTGCTCAATCCCCAGAGCCTGGAGAAGATGCCCACGGTCAAGGCCTGGCTGCGCCATGCCGAAGTGGCGCGGACCATGGTCCACGAAAACTGCGATTGCGCCGACGAGTCGTCCAGCATGCATGTGCTGACCGAAGAGAACGTCATCGCCCAGTTGCAGCACCTGCGCACCCACCCTTCCGTGGCCTCGCGCATGGCCAACGGCCAGTT
This genomic stretch from Pseudomonas sp. Os17 harbors:
- a CDS encoding PA0069 family radical SAM protein — translated: MITPLPPRGRGTASNPHNRFAPKRSVAEDDGWYQEVPLTQGTEVRFETAKSIITRNSSPDLPFDRSINPYRGCEHGCIYCYARPSHAYWDMSPGLDFETKLIAKSNAAALLEQQLSRPGYRCAPINLGSNTDPYQPIEREQQLTRRTLEVLLRYRHPVTIVTKGSLILRDLDLLAELARQRLVAVMISLTTLDDELKRILEPRAAAPKARLRAIRVMREAGIPVGVLCSPMIPMINDSELESLLNEAHAAGAQSAAYMMLRLPLEVAPLFEEWLAAHYPQRAAHVLSLIRQSRGGELYDSRFGSRMRGEGPFADLLAQRFAKALRRLGLNRREGFDLDCSAFCPPGGQMSLL
- a CDS encoding carbonic anhydrase — protein: MSDKDKQPLAASAPAPTEVAETADAALQHIVDGFLHFHHEVFPQQEELFKKLATAQRPRAMFIACADSRIVPELITQSSPGDLFVTRNVGNVVPPYGQMNGGVSTAIEYAVLALGVHHIIVCGHSDCGAMRAVLNPQSLEKMPTVKAWLRHAEVARTMVHENCDCADESSSMHVLTEENVIAQLQHLRTHPSVASRMANGQLFIHGWVYDIETSSIKAYDADKGCFLPLDGSHPIPVATPKARF
- a CDS encoding c-type cytochrome: MKALVIATLALLGSASVGAAEADQQALVQQGEYLARAGDCVACHTAKDGKPFAGGLPMETPIGVIYSTNITPDKTGIGDYSFEDFDQAVRHGVAKGGSTLYPAMPFPSYARVSDADMQALYAYFMKGVAPVARDNQDSDIPWPLSMRWPLSIWRWMFAPSVETPALATGSDPVISRGAYLVEGLGHCGACHTPRALTMQEKALSASDGSAFLSGSAPLEGWIAKNLRGDHQDGLGSWSEEQLVQFLKTGRSDRSAVFGGMSDVVVHSMQYLSEADLTAIARYLKSLPAKDPKDLPHTYDQQVAQALWNGDDSKPGAAVYIDNCAACHRTDGHGYTRVFPALAGNPVLQSADATSLIHIVLKGGTLPATHSAPSTFTMPPFAWRLSDQEVADVVNFIRSSWGNQASSVKPGDVAALRKGDLQSRSNDDLGPFTRH